The Herpetosiphonaceae bacterium genome segment ATGTACGCGATCGGCGTCGTCGGCTTCTTCATGCGACGCTACGATTTTCCCGTGGGGCCAACAGTGCTTGGCGTCATTCTGATGCCGCTGGCAGAAGCGCAGTTTCGGCGCGCGCTGTCGATCAGCCAGGGCAATCTCGCGGTGTTTGTCACCCGTCCTTTGTCGCTGATCATCCTGCTGTGCGCGGCTGCGGCGCTCCTGCTGCCGTATCTGCCAGCACTGATTGCGCGATTACGTGGGCAGCATCCTGAGCATGGACGCCTGGTGTTTGGCGAGGGACGGGAAGATTAGGTTGTGTTTCACGCGCTGGGGCGGGGCCGATCACCTCTGCTCCATGGCTCCATGCACAACTACGCTCCGCTTGACCACCAGCCGCTAGCATGATGGGCAGACGCTCGACCTGCCCACTGTATCCTCTATCCCTCAAAGGCTAGGCCGCTGCTGGAGATCTACCCTGCGCGCCTTCAGGGTCTATCAGGTGGCTTGTGGTATGCTGTATCAAAGATGCCTTTACAGGGGGAACGATGTATGACAAGCTCTGCTTACAGCATTGCTGTTGAAAATTCAGATATTGTCGTGCGGCTCAATCGTAATACAATCGATCGAGATGCACTTGTACGATTCTTGGATTACTTAGAATTGGAAACGATACGGAAGCGGAGTCAGCTCACCGACGCTCAGGCAGCCGAGCTTGCCGCCGATGTTGATGGTGCTACGTGGGAAACACTGAAGCCAATGTTTGGGCAGGAGTAGCGTGTGGCGTCACCGGTTGTCATAGATTCTTTGACGCGAATGCCTCATGAAACATGTCGCGCTCCGCTAGCTGGCCCGTAGCTGAGGCGCATAGGCCGATCTATTCGACTTTGCGCTAGCCCTGTAGCCGACTAAACTTTTTATTGACTTTTGCTTTTGCGCGTGATAGATTTGATCTCGTCCGATCACGTATGCTACGAAGTACGCCCAGCGCTACAACACGTGAATAGCTCTATTCACTACCGATAGCATCCCCCGACAATCGGTTGCGATTCTTCTCTAAACGTGTGGTGTCTGCCAGGGCTGCGAGCAGATGCAGCGATAAACTGCCCGGGATGTTTATGGCTGCTCGCGATTCGCTAGCGGTACGTGGCTGGACTTACTGATCTATATCGGAGGTTAGACAGCATGAAACGCTTCGCAGGCTTGTTCGTATCCGCTCTGATGCTGTCGGTCGGCGTATTGGCGAGCGCTCCGGCGGCAGCGTCGGCAACATTCATCCCCGCTCCACGGAACGCCATCGCCGACCAGTACATCGTGGTGTTGAAGGATGGCGCAGGCGCTAACGCAGGATCGGTGGCGGCGGATGTTGGCGCCCATCCCAAGTACGTGTACGATGCCGCGCTGAATGGCTTCGCGGCGACGCTGAGCCAGGGCCAGTTGCGGGCGCTCCAGAAGCATCCGCGGGTCGCGTACATCGAGCAGGATCAGGAAGTTTCGATCGAGATGACCCAGCCGGTTAGCGGTGGTCAGTGGGGTCTGGACCGGATCGATCAGCCCAATCTGCCGCTCAACGGCACCTATGTGTTTAACACCATGGCGTCGAACGTAACAGTGTATCTGCTTGATACCGGCATCTATCTCAATCACTGGGAGTTTGGCGGGCGGGCCGCGATTGCCTATGATGTGCTTGGCACGCCTAATCCGGGCGGCGATTGCAATGGTAACGGCACCTATCAGGCGGGCGTGATCGGCAGCGGAAACTATGGCGTCGCCAAGGGCGTCCAGTTGCGCGCCGTGCGGGTGCTGGATTGCAACGGCGCAGGCACGATCTCCGGCGTGATCGCGGGCATGAACTGGATCGCCGCGAACGCGGTGTCTCCAGCCGTGGTCAATGTGACGCTGGGTATGGGCGGCGTCAATTTGAGCGTGAACAACGCGACAACCAACATGGTCAACGCCGGTCGCACGGTGGTCGTGTCGGCGGGCAGCAGCAACGCAGATGCGTGTAACTACTCGCCTGCCAGCGCGTCCGGCGTCCTGACGATCGCCGCGTCGCTCAGCAACGATAATCGGGCGTCCTTCTCGAACTACGGCCCATGCGTCGAGCTGTACGCGCCTGGCGGCAGCATTACCACCACCTCGAACACCGGCGGCACGAACACCATCAGCGGTACGTCGCTGGCCGCGTCGCACACATCGGGCGTCGCAGCGCTGTATCTGGCCTATAATCCCGCCGCAACGCCCGCGATGGTGAATAACTGGATCATCAGCAACGCCACGCCGGGCGTGATCATCGGCAACCCGCCGAACACGCCGAACCGGCTGCTGTTTAAATCGAATCTGTAGCGCTGGCGAGCGACTCAGTCGTCGAAGACTTCCATCCACCTGCCTGGCATGTGTCGGGCTTGTCGTAGCAGTGCTGGCAACAGAACGTTTCTTCTGTTGCCAGCATGTCTGAAAGATGGAGCGTAGCTCGCTACCGTGCTCTGAACAGCAGCGTGTACGTTTCCCAATCCCAGTAGGGCCAGAAGAAGAGGCCGTTTCTTGCCAGGAGCCGAGGACCCCAATAGGTAGCGAAGAACGTTCCCGCGACAATCAGCGCAGCCGCCGTTACGATCGCGACGCGGCCCGGTTTGGCGTGTAGCCATCGCTCGAAGCGGCCACCTGTCCCGTATATCAGGAGCAGGAAGAGCGCCACCATCAGCACGATGTTGCCGAGCGATTGGAGGATAAAGGCCAGCGCTCCAAAGAACGGGTTCTGCGTCGAGGCAGCGTACTCGAACATGTGGCGGAAGAGGCCATACGGTCGACCGATCAGAAATGCGCCGATCGTCGCTCCCATGAAGACCGATCGTGCCCAGGGATAGCGCGCGCCCACGCCGGCGAAGGGGTTGGGCATGACGCCGAGGGTCATCAGGCCCCAGAGAATGTATATCACGCCGATCGAGACAAAGACAACCATCGACTGAAGCGAGCGGAGCCGGATGCCGTTTTCGGGATCACCCAATCTGGTTTCGGAAAGCTGCGGCAGGCTCGGACCAACGAGCGCGCCGATCGCGCCATACAGCCCGGCGACGACGATCATGCCTGCTGAGAGATACAGCAGAGGCTTGAGCGTCTGTCCCGCGCTGCGCTTATCGGCGGCCAGCGGCGCAATCGCGCTAAAGGCGCAAATGTTACAGGCGGTAAAGGTGCCCGCGAGGCCGGTGACTAGCGCATACAAGGCACCAGCTACGGCTCCACTGATGGTTGCTTCGCGCGCCTGCGGTCCCCAGAGGGTATCGGCAACCGTGCCGCCGATGGTGGTATCCACGAATGCCGCAGACCAGAACGTGCTGATGACGATCCCAATAAGCACGCTCAGTAGCGCAACACGGAGGGGATAAGACTTTTCTGCCACCAGAGATTCGGGAGTAGTTGTCGCTGCCGTCGCCATGATATGCCTCCCTATTCGGTCGTTGATTGAGGTCCGACCATGCTTCATCAGGTCGGATTCTGAGGGGAGTAGGCCGACACGAAGGTTTTGAATCCGGACTCAAAGCGTGACCACGCCGTCATGAGGGCACGAGAAAATGGCTCAAGGACACACCGCAATGTGCTACCCCGGCCTGTGGTTGAGATCTCCTGCGGTCGCCTGGGTGGTATCGAGCTCCTGATGCATAGGCTCGATCACAGCCGCCGCACTTTACTACATATCCAGCGCGCCTCGGATATTTTGCTCTATCGTACCGTTGGATGAGTCGACAGGCTTCTCCAAAATTGCGCACTTTATACTCATCTTTATTTTTTGCCTGCTGGTTTGACGATTATTAAAGATCTGCAACGCAGACAACGGCGGTCAGCCCTCCCTCCGAGCTGGCCGCTGGGGTGCCTGCGGTTTGCAGCACGCCGTGCCCTGGTGCTATAATGCGCCCCGCCGAAGCAAACCTGAGGAGTCAGAGATCAATGGAGATCAAGAAGGTTGGAGTGGTCGGTTGTGGGCTGATGGGCGCGGGAATCGCGCAGGTGTGCGCTCAAGCCGGCTATCAGACCATCGTGCGCGAAACCGAGCAGGTGTACCTCGACCACGGTCTGGCGCGGATCGCAGGCTTTCTGAGCAAGGACGTCGCCAAGGTCAGGCTCAGCGAAGATGCCAAACACGCGGCGCTCAGCCGCCTTCAGGGCACTACCTCGCTCGCCGATCTCGCCGACTGTGATCTGATCGTCGAGGCGATCGTCGAGCAGCTCGACGCCAAACGCGCGCTCTACCAGGAACTCGACGCGCTCTGTCCTCCGCATACGATCTTCGTCTCCAACACCTCGTCGCTCACGATCATCGAGATGGCTGCCGTCAAGCAGCGCGCCGAGCGCTTCGCCGGTCTGCATTTCTTCAATCCCGTACCCGTAATGAAGCTGGTCGAGGTTGTGCGCTCGATCCTTACCTCGCACGAGACGATCGACACGCTCAAAGATTTTGGCGCATCGCTCGGCAAGACGGTGGTCGAGGCTAAAGATCGGCCCGGCTTCATCGTCAACCGGCTGCTGGTGCCCTTCCTGCTCGACGCCATTCGCATCTACGAGCAGGGCCTTGCCTCGCGCGAGGACATCGACGCGGGCATGAAGCTCGGCTGCGGCCATCCGATGGGTCCGCTCACGCTGCTCGATTTCGTCGGCCTCGACACCACCTACTATATCGCAAATATCATGTACGATGAATTCAAAGACGCGCGCTTCGCGCCGCCGCCGCTGCTCAAGCGCATGGTGCTGGCCGGTCACTATGGTCGTAAGTCGGGCCGGGGCTTCTATGAGTATGAGGAATAGAAGAACAAAGAACAAACGAAGAACCGGGGCCGTCAGGCCGAGGGTGTGGCGAAAGAACAAGCGAACAAGCGAACAAGCGAACAAGCGAACAAGCGCGAGAGCTAAAAACTGAAAACCTGTAACTCGAAACTCGAAACTTGAAACTTGAAACTCGAAACTAAGGACGCAACATGAGCTACGAATATATCCTGCTTGAACGTGATAGCCCGTTGGCGATCATCTCGATCAACCGGCCCAAGCAGCTTAACGCGCTGAGCCAGGGCGTGCTGGGCGAGATCCACGCCGCGCTAGAAGAGCTTGCCGCCGACGATGCGATCCGCGCGATCATCCTGACCGGCGCGGGTGATCGGGCGTTTGCGGCGGGCGCGGACATCGGGGAGCTGGCGGCGCTTGAAAGCGCGACGCAGGGCCGCATCCTCGCCACGCGCTCGCACGATCTGGGCCGCACGATGGCCGATCTCGATAAGCCGATCATCGCCGCGATCAATGGCTTTGCGCTGGGCGGTGGCCTTGAGCTGGCGCTGGCCTGTGATGTTCGCCTTGCCAGCGAGAATGCCCAGGTGGGGCTGCCCGAAGTGACGCTGGGCATTATGCCGGGCTGGGGCGGCACGCAGCGGCTCCCGCGACTGGTTGGGCCGGGCATGGCGAAGCTGCTGATGATGACCGGCGAGCGGATCGACGCCGCCGAGGCGCTGCGCATCGGGATTGTCGAGCGCGTCTATCCGCAGGCAGAGCTGATGGATGCCGCGAAACAGCTTGCTCAAAAGCTGGCGAGTCTGCCGCCGCTCAGTATTGCCGCGATCAAGCAGGCCGTCAATCGTGGGCTGAACATGGCCCTGGACGACGCGAACATGTACGAGGCGTCGCTCTTCGCCGAGCTGGCGGTCACGCAGGATTGCAAAGAGGGCACGCGCGCGTTCCTCGAAAAGCGCAGGCCCGAATGGCAGGGGCGCTAGGCCCTGAGGATCGCCGCTTGGTCGCTGGAGTAGCCAATCTGGAAGGGGAAGCGTTGGTCGTGGATCATGTGCGCGTGCCGCTCGTCGGCGGCGCGTCCTTGTTCGATGCGACCTTTCTGGCACGGCCTAACCGCTTCGTCGTCGAGGCACAGCTTGCCACCGGAGAGCGAATCGCCGCGCACTGCGCCGATCGCGGGCGGCTCGTCTGGCTCGCGCCGGGTCTGCCGCTGCTGGTCGGCCACAAGCCGGGCGCTGGACGCAAAACCGCCTATCAGGTTGCGGCTGCCTGGTCCGGCGGCGCGTGGTCCTCGCTCGACACACATCTGCCCAACCGGCTGATCGAGCACGCGCTGCGCTCCGGCGCGCTGCCGCAGTTCCGGGCCTACACCACAATCAAGCGTGAGGCGCGGCATGGCGGCAGCCGCTTCGACTTTCTGCTGGCCGACGGCGCGCGGCAGTGCTATGTCGAGGTCAAAAGCGTTGGGCATGTGTGCGGTGGCGTGGCGCGCTTTCCTGACGCGCCGACCGAGCGCGGACGGCGGCATCTGATGGAGTTGGCGGCGCTGGCCGCTGCGGGCGTTCGCACCGCCGTGATCTTTGTCGCGCAGCACGCCAACGCAATGGCTGTCACGCCGGATCGGGCGATCGATCCGGCTTTTGCCGATGCGCTGCGCGACGTGACGCGGGCGGGCGTCGAAGTGTATGCCTACGGTTGTCCCATCGAGCGAAATGGCATAACATTAACGCAGCAGATCCCGTGTGTGGTCGAGGAGTGAGGTCGAGCGGTGGAAGATAAGCTCTGCTTTGTACAATTTCCACATCCGGGCGGGGAGCATAAGCCCGATCGCCCTAGCGGCAAATCTTGGAATCGAGGCGAGCATAAACGGACCTTTGTCAAAAATAGGGGCCGCTATCTTGGGCATCCCGGTGACACGCCACAAGAGGATGATCTGGTCTTCTGGTGCGAGTGGGAGCCGGAGGCGGAGGTTGTACAGGCGATCGATGAGCCGCTGCCGCATGGGCCACGCCATGTTTTTGAGCCGTACTATGTTTTGCCTACATCGTACCAGGGATTGCAAAATACCGATCCGTTTGTCTTTGGCGACCACTTTTATTACACGTGGTGCAAGCAGAAAATGAATCATGGTCGCAGCAGCACGCAGCTAACCCGGCTCGACTTCGGCTCGGTGATCTTGTTCGGCTCGCGGGTTGATTGGACATTCGCTCTTGATACGGTTTTTGTCGTCGAGCGCTGGATCGATCATTGTCGACCCAATTACAAGAAGGTGCTTAAAGGCCAGATTCCACAAGCATACGCGGACATAACGATCGCGCCAGGGTATCAGGAGCCTTTTCCGGGTAGCAAGGTTTGTGGTAGCGGTCAGGTAGATCCAGACGAGGAAGATAACAATTGCGGACCAGGGCCGCTCCCGAATCGATTGTATTTCGGCGCGATGTATGACAAGCCCTGCGAAGGCATGTTTAGTTTCTTTCCGTGCCAGCCGTACAATCCAGAGAGGCCGGGCTTTGAACGTCCGCGCATTAAGCTAGATGGGATTATTCGTGATCTCATGACGATGAGCTTCAGGCGCAACCCGCAGCCGAGTCTCGGTGAATCAAAAAAGCTTTGGGATACTGTTGTACAACAAGTATTGCACGACGATAAAAATCAGGGCTTGAGGCTGGGCGTCTGGACCGCCATACCAGAGCAGCGCAGGCCCGCTGGGAATACATAAGGAGCATCCAATGGATTTCACTGCTAATTATGACATGTTCCTCGGCGAGGAGCATGAGATGTTACGGCAGACGGTGCGCCAGTTTGCCGAGCGCGAAGTGCTGCCGCATATTCGCGCGTGGGATCGCCAGGGCGCGCGCGAGGACGGCGACATGTCGCATGTGCGCCCGATCCTCAATCGCATGGGCGAGCTGGGCTTTTTGGGCATCTGCATTCCCGAAAAGTACGGCGGCGCAGGCATGGACTACCTCTCGCTGGCGGTGGTCTGCGAGGAGCTGGAGCGCGTCGATACGTTCCTGCGCGTGGTGCTAAGCGTCCATACCGGCCTGAACTCGATGGCGCTGCTTCAGTGGGGCACCGAGGAGCAGAAGCAGAAGTATCTCAAGCCGCAGGCGCAGGGCACGAAGCTGGCCGCGTACTGCCTGACGGAGCCCAACGCCGGAACCGATGTCGCAGGCATGCAGTCGACGGCGCGGCTGGAGGGCGATCACTACATCCTCAACGGCGAGAAAACCTGGATCTCGCTCTCCGATGTCGCCGATCATTTCCTGGTTGTGGCCTACACCGACAAGGCCAAGAAGCACAAAGGCATGACCGCCTTTATCGTCGAGCGGGCCTTCGAGGGCGTGTCGTCGCATCCGATCCACGGCAAGCTCGGCGTGCGCGCGGGCAACACCGGCAGCGTCGTCTTTCAGGATGTGCGCGTGCCTGCCGCGAATCGCCTGGGCGAGGAGGGCGAGGGCTTCAAGATCGCGATGTCGGCGCTCGACAACGGGCGCTACACCGTGGCGGCAGGCGCGACCGGCCTGATTCAGGCGGCGCTTGAGGCCAGCATCAAGTACGCCCAGGAGCGCGAGACGTTCGGCCATCCGATCGCCGATCACCAGCTTGTCAAGCGGATGATCTCGCACATGGTGCGCAAGCTCGACACGTCGCGGCTGCTGGTCTATCGCGCGGGCTGGATGAAGAACCAGGGTCGGCGCAACACGCGCGAGACGACGCTGGCGAAGTGGCACGCCACCGTCAGCTCGTTCGAGTCCGCCGACGACGCGATCCAGGTTCACGGCGCGTACGGCTTCTCCGACGAGTATCCGGTCGAGCGCTTCCTGCGCAACTCACGCGGCGCGGTGATCTACGAGGGTACCCGCGAGCTGCAAGAGCTGTTGCAGGCCGATTTCGCCTTCGGCTTCCGCGAGAACAGGCCGCTGCGCAAAGAGCTGCCAGCGTACGATCCCGCGGAGTGGAGCGAATAGACAAACGACAGAACAAAGGCACGAAGGAACAAAAGAACAATTCGGGTTTGTTCCTTTGTGCGCCCGGAGGGCACCCGGTTTTCTTGTTCTTACTAAGGAGTTTTTATGCACGCAGTTGTGTTCATCAAACAAGTTCCGCAGCAGAACAGCGTCAAGATCACTGCGGACAAACATATCGACGCATCGGGCATCGAGCCGATCATCAGCCTGTTCGACGAGTACGCGCTCGAAGAGGGGCTGCTTCAGGTGGAAAAGAGTGGCGGCAAGGTGACGGTGATCACCATCGGCGGCGAGGAGAGCATCGACTCGCTGCGCAAGGCGCTGGCGATGGGTGCCGATCAGGCGATCCTGATCAACGATCCGGCGCTGGCCGACATCGGCTCGCTGGGCGCGGCCAAGGTTGCGGCGGCGGCGGTTAAGAAGCTGGGCGATGCCGACGTGATCTTCTGCGGCAAGCAATCCACCGACGACGAGACGGCGGTCTTCGGCCCGGCGCTGGCGCGCTACCTCGGCATTCCGGTGCTGAGCTACGTTTATAAGGTCCTCGAGCTTGACGCGAGCGCCAGGCGTGTCGTCGCCGACCGCGCGCTTGAGACGACGGTCGAGACGGTCGAGGCCAGCCTTCCGGCGGTGCTGACGACGGTCAAGGATCTGAATCAGCCGCGCTATCCTTCGCTGCTCAAGATCAAGAAGGCGCAGAAGGCCGACATTCCGCGCTACACGCTGGCCGATCTCGGCATCTCAAGCGGCGACCTCACGCCGAAGGTTTCCTACCTGGATCGCGTGCCGCCGCCGCCACGGCCCAGGGGCACGATGATCGAGGGTGGCTCGGCGCAGGAAAAAGCGCAGAAGTTGGTCGAGGCGCTGGTAAACGGTCAGGTAATCTAAACAATAAGCGCGGCCACGGGCTGGAACGTGTCGAGTGTCCGGCCCCGGCTGCTGATCGAGGATACACAATGGCAAACGAAATCTGGTTTTCGGTCGAGGCGGCGGGCGGCGACCTGACGGCCTCGACCAAAGAGTTGATTACCAAGGCGCGTGAGCTGGCGGAGGCCAGCGGCGGTCAGGTCGCGGCGCTGATCCTCAATCCGCAGGCGCCGCAGATCGCCGATCGTGTCTTCGCGTATGGCGTGTCGAAGGCGTATGTCGTCGAGGATGCGGCGCTTGAGCACTACACGACGGATGCGTTCGTTACGGCGGCGGCGGCGCTGATCAAGGAGCATCAGCCCAGGGCGCTGCTGACCAGCTCTTCGCTTCAGATGCGCGATTTCACGGCGGCGCTGGCGGCGGAGCTTGATACCGGCCTCGGCCCCGACTGTACCAACGCGACGGTTCGCGACGGCCAGATCGTCGCAACGCGGCCATCGCACGGCGCGAATGTGATCAACACGCTGGGCTTCAACAGCGACATCGCGATCATTTCGCTGCGCCGCCAGGCTGCCGCCGAGGCACAGCCCGCGAGCGGCGGCACGGGCGAGATCGTGCGCGGCCAGGCGCCACAGACCGGCGCGCGCATGAAGGTGGTCAAGGTCGCGGAGAAGACCAACGCGGTCAACCTGGCCGACTCGCAGATCATTGTGTCGGGCGGGCGCGGCCTGGGCTCGCCCGAGAACTACGAGAAGCTGATCCCGGCGCTGGCGCAGGCGCTCAACGGCGCGTACGGCGCGTCGCGCGCGATTGTCGATGCGGGCTGGGTGCCCTACGAGCGGCAGGTGGGACAGACCGGCAAGACGGTTTCGCCGAAGCTCTACGTGGCGTGCGGCATCTCCGGCGCGATCCAGCATCTCGCGGGCATGCGCAACTCCGGCACGATCGTCGCGATCAACAAAGATCCGGAAGCGCCGATCTTCAAGGTGGCGACCTACGGCGTCGTGGGCGATGTCAACGAGATTCTGCCAGCGCTGACCGATGCGGTCAAGCAGAAGACCGGCAGGTAGCAGGGCGAGGGAACAAGGGAACAAGAGAACAAGGGAACAACGAAGTTGAACCTTTTGTTCTTTTGTTCTTTTGTTCGGCTCTCGGCTCTCGATCCCTGGTTCTCGGCTCTCGGTTCTCGATCCCTGGTTCTTGGTTCTCGGCTTGTTCTTGGTTCTTTGTTCTTTGGTTCACCGTATGGAAATCACCTTACCACAGCTCGGCGACGCCGTTGCTGAAGTGACGATCGAGCGCTACTACAGGCAGATCGGCGATCCGGTCGAGGTCGGCGATCCGCTGGTTGTCGTGCGCAGCGACCGCTGCGAGTGGGATGTTCCGGCGACGGCTGCGGGCACGATCGGCGAGATCCTGGCGCAGCCCGGCTCGACGATTGCGGTCGGCGCGGCACTGGTGCGTCTGCGTGGAGCCGCCGCAGAGTCGGCTGCCGAGCCGACGACCAACGGACGAGTTACGCGCGTCACGCCGGTCGCGCGGAAGATCGCGGCGGTGCATGGCCTCGATCTGGCGGCGGTCGCGGGCTCCGGACCCGGCGGCGCGATCACGCGCCGGGATGTGTTTGCGCTGGTAGCGCCG includes the following:
- a CDS encoding 3-hydroxybutyryl-CoA dehydrogenase, translating into MEIKKVGVVGCGLMGAGIAQVCAQAGYQTIVRETEQVYLDHGLARIAGFLSKDVAKVRLSEDAKHAALSRLQGTTSLADLADCDLIVEAIVEQLDAKRALYQELDALCPPHTIFVSNTSSLTIIEMAAVKQRAERFAGLHFFNPVPVMKLVEVVRSILTSHETIDTLKDFGASLGKTVVEAKDRPGFIVNRLLVPFLLDAIRIYEQGLASREDIDAGMKLGCGHPMGPLTLLDFVGLDTTYYIANIMYDEFKDARFAPPPLLKRMVLAGHYGRKSGRGFYEYEE
- a CDS encoding S8 family peptidase, giving the protein MKRFAGLFVSALMLSVGVLASAPAAASATFIPAPRNAIADQYIVVLKDGAGANAGSVAADVGAHPKYVYDAALNGFAATLSQGQLRALQKHPRVAYIEQDQEVSIEMTQPVSGGQWGLDRIDQPNLPLNGTYVFNTMASNVTVYLLDTGIYLNHWEFGGRAAIAYDVLGTPNPGGDCNGNGTYQAGVIGSGNYGVAKGVQLRAVRVLDCNGAGTISGVIAGMNWIAANAVSPAVVNVTLGMGGVNLSVNNATTNMVNAGRTVVVSAGSSNADACNYSPASASGVLTIAASLSNDNRASFSNYGPCVELYAPGGSITTTSNTGGTNTISGTSLAASHTSGVAALYLAYNPAATPAMVNNWIISNATPGVIIGNPPNTPNRLLFKSNL
- a CDS encoding electron transfer flavoprotein subunit beta/FixA family protein, whose product is MHAVVFIKQVPQQNSVKITADKHIDASGIEPIISLFDEYALEEGLLQVEKSGGKVTVITIGGEESIDSLRKALAMGADQAILINDPALADIGSLGAAKVAAAAVKKLGDADVIFCGKQSTDDETAVFGPALARYLGIPVLSYVYKVLELDASARRVVADRALETTVETVEASLPAVLTTVKDLNQPRYPSLLKIKKAQKADIPRYTLADLGISSGDLTPKVSYLDRVPPPPRPRGTMIEGGSAQEKAQKLVEALVNGQVI
- a CDS encoding enoyl-CoA hydratase-related protein, with product MSYEYILLERDSPLAIISINRPKQLNALSQGVLGEIHAALEELAADDAIRAIILTGAGDRAFAAGADIGELAALESATQGRILATRSHDLGRTMADLDKPIIAAINGFALGGGLELALACDVRLASENAQVGLPEVTLGIMPGWGGTQRLPRLVGPGMAKLLMMTGERIDAAEALRIGIVERVYPQAELMDAAKQLAQKLASLPPLSIAAIKQAVNRGLNMALDDANMYEASLFAELAVTQDCKEGTRAFLEKRRPEWQGR
- a CDS encoding acyl-CoA dehydrogenase family protein, which encodes MDFTANYDMFLGEEHEMLRQTVRQFAEREVLPHIRAWDRQGAREDGDMSHVRPILNRMGELGFLGICIPEKYGGAGMDYLSLAVVCEELERVDTFLRVVLSVHTGLNSMALLQWGTEEQKQKYLKPQAQGTKLAAYCLTEPNAGTDVAGMQSTARLEGDHYILNGEKTWISLSDVADHFLVVAYTDKAKKHKGMTAFIVERAFEGVSSHPIHGKLGVRAGNTGSVVFQDVRVPAANRLGEEGEGFKIAMSALDNGRYTVAAGATGLIQAALEASIKYAQERETFGHPIADHQLVKRMISHMVRKLDTSRLLVYRAGWMKNQGRRNTRETTLAKWHATVSSFESADDAIQVHGAYGFSDEYPVERFLRNSRGAVIYEGTRELQELLQADFAFGFRENRPLRKELPAYDPAEWSE
- the sfsA gene encoding DNA/RNA nuclease SfsA gives rise to the protein MVAGVANLEGEALVVDHVRVPLVGGASLFDATFLARPNRFVVEAQLATGERIAAHCADRGRLVWLAPGLPLLVGHKPGAGRKTAYQVAAAWSGGAWSSLDTHLPNRLIEHALRSGALPQFRAYTTIKREARHGGSRFDFLLADGARQCYVEVKSVGHVCGGVARFPDAPTERGRRHLMELAALAAAGVRTAVIFVAQHANAMAVTPDRAIDPAFADALRDVTRAGVEVYAYGCPIERNGITLTQQIPCVVEE
- a CDS encoding electron transfer flavoprotein subunit alpha/FixB family protein encodes the protein MANEIWFSVEAAGGDLTASTKELITKARELAEASGGQVAALILNPQAPQIADRVFAYGVSKAYVVEDAALEHYTTDAFVTAAAALIKEHQPRALLTSSSLQMRDFTAALAAELDTGLGPDCTNATVRDGQIVATRPSHGANVINTLGFNSDIAIISLRRQAAAEAQPASGGTGEIVRGQAPQTGARMKVVKVAEKTNAVNLADSQIIVSGGRGLGSPENYEKLIPALAQALNGAYGASRAIVDAGWVPYERQVGQTGKTVSPKLYVACGISGAIQHLAGMRNSGTIVAINKDPEAPIFKVATYGVVGDVNEILPALTDAVKQKTGR